The proteins below are encoded in one region of Streptomyces marianii:
- the dapB gene encoding 4-hydroxy-tetrahydrodipicolinate reductase codes for MSKLRVAVLGAKGRIGSEAVRAVEAADDMELVAALGRGDRLETLVEAGAQVAVELTTPASVMGNLDFCLRHGIHAVVGTTGWTDERLTHLRTSLAASPETGVLIAPNFSIGAVLTMKFAVQAARWFESVEVVELHHPNKADAPSGTATRTAQLIAAARAAAGCAPQPDATVTALDGARGADVDGVPVHAVRLRGLLAHQEVLLGGEGETLTIRHDSLHHSSFMPGVLLGVRRVVDTPGLTVGLENYLDLG; via the coding sequence ATGAGCAAGCTGCGCGTGGCCGTCCTCGGCGCCAAGGGCCGCATCGGTTCCGAGGCCGTGCGAGCCGTCGAAGCCGCCGACGACATGGAGCTCGTCGCGGCGCTGGGCCGGGGCGACAGGCTGGAGACCCTCGTCGAGGCCGGCGCCCAGGTGGCCGTCGAACTGACCACCCCCGCCTCGGTCATGGGCAACCTCGACTTCTGCCTGCGCCACGGCATCCACGCCGTCGTCGGCACCACCGGCTGGACCGACGAGCGCCTCACGCATCTGCGCACGTCGCTGGCGGCCTCACCGGAGACCGGGGTGCTGATCGCGCCCAACTTCTCCATCGGCGCCGTCCTCACCATGAAGTTCGCCGTCCAGGCCGCCCGCTGGTTCGAGTCGGTCGAGGTCGTGGAACTGCACCATCCGAACAAGGCGGACGCTCCCTCCGGCACCGCCACCCGCACGGCGCAGCTGATCGCCGCGGCACGCGCCGCGGCTGGCTGCGCCCCGCAGCCGGACGCCACCGTGACCGCCCTCGACGGCGCGCGCGGCGCGGACGTCGACGGGGTGCCCGTGCACGCCGTACGGCTGCGCGGCCTGCTCGCCCATCAGGAGGTGCTGCTCGGCGGTGAGGGCGAGACCCTCACCATCCGCCACGACTCCCTGCACCACAGCAGCTTCATGCCGGGCGTCCTGCTCGGGGTGCGCCGTGTGGTGGACACGCCCGGGCTGACCGTCGGCCTCGAGAACTACCTCGACCTCGGCTGA
- a CDS encoding ribonuclease J, whose translation MSHPHPELGAPPKLPKGGLRVTPLGGLGEIGRNMTVFEYDGRILIVDCGVLFPEEEQPGVDLILPDFTTLVDRLDDVEGIVLTHGHEDHIGGVPYLLRLKPDIPLIGSKLTLALIEAKLQEHRIRPYTLEVAEGQHEHVGPFGCEFIAVNHSIPDALAVAIRTPAGMVVHTGDFKMDQLPMDGRLTDLHAFARLSEEGIDLLLSDSTNAEVPGFVPAERDISNVLRGVFANARKRIIVASFASHIHRVQQILDAAHEYGRKVAFVGRSMVRNMGIARDLGYLKVPSGLVVDVKTLDDLPDDKVVLICTGSQGEPMAALSRMANRDHQIRIVQGDTVILASSLIPGNENAVYRVINGLSRWGANVVHKGNAKVHVSGHASAGELLYFYNICRPKNLMPVHGEWRHLRANAELGALTGIPKDRIVIAEDGVVVDLVDGKARISGKVQAGYVYVDGLSVGDVTEASLKDRRILGEEGIISVFVVVDSTTGKVVGGPNIHSRGSGIEDGVFDAVIPKIEEAIQKSAADGVAEPHQLQQLIRRTIGKWVSDTYRRRPMILPVVVEV comes from the coding sequence TTGAGTCATCCGCATCCCGAACTCGGCGCTCCGCCGAAGCTCCCCAAGGGTGGCCTGCGGGTCACACCACTCGGCGGTCTCGGCGAGATCGGCCGCAACATGACCGTCTTCGAGTACGACGGCCGGATCCTGATCGTCGACTGCGGTGTCCTCTTCCCCGAGGAGGAGCAGCCCGGCGTGGACCTGATCCTGCCGGACTTCACCACCCTCGTGGACCGCCTGGACGACGTCGAGGGAATCGTGCTCACGCACGGTCACGAGGACCACATCGGCGGTGTGCCCTATCTGCTCCGCCTCAAGCCGGACATCCCGCTGATCGGCTCCAAGCTGACCCTCGCGCTGATCGAGGCCAAGCTCCAGGAGCACCGCATCCGTCCGTACACCCTCGAGGTCGCGGAGGGGCAGCATGAGCACGTCGGCCCCTTCGGCTGCGAGTTCATCGCGGTCAACCACTCCATCCCGGACGCGCTCGCGGTCGCCATCCGCACCCCGGCGGGCATGGTCGTGCACACGGGCGACTTCAAGATGGACCAGCTCCCGATGGACGGACGTCTGACGGACCTGCACGCTTTCGCACGCCTGAGCGAGGAGGGCATCGACCTTCTGCTCTCCGACTCCACCAACGCCGAGGTCCCCGGCTTCGTCCCCGCCGAGCGGGACATCTCGAACGTGCTGCGCGGCGTCTTCGCGAACGCCCGGAAGCGCATCATCGTCGCGAGCTTCGCCAGCCACATCCATCGTGTGCAGCAGATCCTGGACGCGGCCCACGAGTACGGCCGCAAGGTCGCCTTCGTGGGCCGGTCCATGGTCCGCAACATGGGTATCGCCCGAGATCTCGGATACCTCAAGGTGCCGTCCGGGCTCGTCGTGGACGTCAAGACGCTCGACGACCTGCCCGACGACAAGGTCGTGCTGATCTGCACGGGCTCGCAGGGCGAGCCGATGGCGGCACTGTCCCGCATGGCCAACCGAGACCATCAGATCCGGATCGTGCAGGGCGACACGGTGATCCTGGCGTCCTCGCTGATCCCGGGCAACGAGAACGCGGTCTACCGTGTGATCAACGGGCTCAGCCGCTGGGGCGCCAACGTCGTCCACAAGGGGAACGCCAAGGTCCACGTCTCCGGCCACGCCTCGGCGGGCGAGCTGCTGTACTTCTACAACATCTGCAGGCCGAAGAACCTCATGCCGGTGCACGGCGAGTGGCGCCACCTCCGCGCCAACGCCGAGCTCGGTGCCCTCACCGGCATTCCCAAGGACCGCATTGTGATCGCCGAGGACGGCGTCGTCGTCGACCTGGTCGACGGCAAGGCCAGGATCAGCGGCAAGGTCCAGGCGGGATACGTGTACGTCGACGGCCTCTCCGTCGGCGATGTCACCGAGGCCTCCCTGAAGGACCGCCGCATCCTCGGTGAGGAAGGCATCATCTCGGTCTTCGTCGTCGTCGACTCGACGACCGGGAAGGTCGTGGGCGGACCGAACATCCACTCCCGCGGTTCCGGAATCGAGGACGGCGTCTTCGACGCGGTGATCCCCAAGATCGAGGAAGCCATCCAGAAGTCCGCCGCCGACGGAGTCGCCGAACCCCACCAGTTGCAGCAGCTCATCCGTCGCACGATCGGCAAGTGGGTCTCCGACACCTACCGCCGCCGGCCGATGATCCTGCCGGTGGTCGTGGAGGTCTGA
- a CDS encoding tetratricopeptide repeat protein, with amino-acid sequence MRAKITYFVTAAVLVVYFVLVGSRGLLLIEQGTLLTVTFGVAVLILPAIGLWFLWKNTQFVRKANALAAELEAEDGLPVDELVRTPGGRIDRDSADAVFAKRRAETEDSPDDWRCWFRLAVAYHDARDTPRARKAMQRAIALHEGRPFGA; translated from the coding sequence GTGCGCGCCAAGATCACGTACTTCGTCACGGCCGCCGTTCTGGTCGTCTACTTCGTCCTGGTCGGCAGCCGGGGCCTGCTGCTCATCGAGCAGGGCACCCTGCTCACCGTGACCTTCGGCGTGGCGGTGCTGATCCTGCCGGCGATCGGCCTGTGGTTCCTCTGGAAGAACACCCAGTTCGTCAGGAAGGCGAACGCACTGGCGGCGGAGCTCGAGGCCGAGGACGGACTGCCCGTCGACGAACTGGTCCGTACGCCCGGCGGGCGTATCGACCGAGACTCCGCCGATGCCGTCTTCGCCAAGCGCCGTGCGGAGACCGAGGACTCGCCGGACGACTGGCGCTGCTGGTTTAGGCTCGCGGTCGCCTACCACGACGCGAGGGACACCCCGCGGGCCCGCAAGGCGATGCAGCGCGCGATCGCGCTCCACGAGGGCAGGCCGTTCGGGGCCTGA
- a CDS encoding polyribonucleotide nucleotidyltransferase, whose amino-acid sequence MENETHYAEAVIDNGSFGTRTIRFETGRLAKQAAGSAVAYLDDDTMVLSATTASKNPKDQLDFFPLTVDVEERMYAAGKIPGSFFRREGRPSEDAILTCRLIDRPLRPSFKKGLRNEIQIVETIMALNPDHLYDVVAINAASCSTQLAGLPFSGPIGGTRVALIDGQWVAFPTHSELENAVFDMVVAGRVLEDGDVAIMMVEAEATEKTVELVKGGAEAPTEEIVAAGLEAAKPFIKVLCKAQADLAAKAAKPTGEFPVFLDHQDDVLEALTAAVRNELAQALTIAGKQEREAELDRVKALAAEKLLPEFEGREKEISAAYRSLTKSLVRERVIKEKKRIDGRGVTDIRTLAAEVEAIPRVHGSALFERGETQILGVTTLNMLRMEQQLDTLSPVTRKRYMHNYNFPPYSVGETGRVGSPKRREIGHGALAERAIVPVLPTREEFPYAIRQVSEALGSNGSTSMGSVCASTMSLLNAGVPLKAPVAGIAMGLISQEIDGQTHYVALTDILGAEDAFGDMDFKVAGTKEFVTALQLDTKLDGIPASVLAAALKQARDARLHILDVMMEAIDTPDEMSPNAPRIITVKIPVDKIGEVIGPKGKMINQIQEDTGAEITIEDDGTIYIGAADGPAAEAARATINGIANPTMPEVGERYLGTVVKTTTFGAFVSLLPGKDGLLHISQIRKLAGGKRVENVEDVLAVGSKVQVEIAEIDQRGKLSLIPVIADEDAAGDDGEKKDDTDK is encoded by the coding sequence GTGGAGAACGAGACCCACTACGCCGAAGCCGTCATCGACAACGGTTCCTTCGGCACCCGCACCATCCGCTTCGAGACGGGCCGCCTGGCCAAGCAGGCCGCCGGCTCGGCTGTGGCGTACCTGGACGACGACACCATGGTGCTGTCGGCCACCACAGCGTCCAAGAACCCCAAGGACCAGCTGGACTTCTTCCCCCTGACGGTCGACGTCGAGGAGCGGATGTACGCCGCGGGCAAGATCCCCGGCTCCTTCTTCCGCCGTGAGGGCCGGCCGTCCGAGGACGCGATCCTGACCTGCCGCCTGATCGACCGGCCGCTGCGCCCGTCCTTCAAGAAGGGCCTGCGCAACGAGATCCAGATCGTCGAGACGATCATGGCGCTCAACCCCGACCACCTGTACGACGTGGTCGCGATCAACGCCGCCTCCTGCTCCACGCAGCTGGCCGGCCTGCCCTTCTCCGGCCCGATCGGCGGCACCCGCGTCGCACTGATCGACGGCCAGTGGGTCGCCTTCCCCACCCACTCGGAGCTCGAGAACGCCGTGTTCGACATGGTGGTCGCGGGTCGAGTCCTCGAGGACGGCGACGTCGCGATCATGATGGTCGAGGCCGAGGCCACCGAGAAGACCGTCGAGCTCGTCAAGGGCGGCGCCGAGGCGCCGACCGAGGAGATCGTCGCCGCCGGCCTCGAGGCCGCGAAGCCCTTCATCAAGGTCCTGTGCAAGGCCCAGGCCGACCTCGCCGCCAAGGCAGCCAAGCCGACCGGCGAGTTCCCGGTCTTCCTCGACCACCAGGACGACGTCCTGGAGGCCCTGACCGCCGCGGTGAGGAACGAGCTCGCCCAGGCGCTCACCATCGCCGGCAAGCAGGAGCGTGAGGCCGAGCTCGACCGTGTGAAGGCGCTGGCCGCGGAGAAGCTCCTGCCGGAGTTCGAGGGCCGCGAGAAGGAGATCTCCGCCGCGTACCGCTCGCTGACCAAGTCGCTGGTCCGTGAGCGCGTCATCAAGGAGAAGAAGCGCATCGACGGCCGTGGCGTCACGGACATCCGTACGCTCGCCGCCGAGGTCGAGGCCATCCCGCGCGTGCACGGTTCGGCCCTGTTCGAGCGCGGTGAGACCCAGATCCTGGGCGTCACCACCCTCAACATGCTCCGTATGGAGCAGCAGCTGGACACCCTTTCCCCGGTGACCCGCAAGCGCTACATGCACAACTACAACTTCCCGCCGTACTCCGTCGGTGAGACCGGCCGCGTCGGTTCGCCGAAGCGCCGCGAGATCGGCCACGGCGCCCTCGCCGAGCGCGCCATCGTGCCGGTGCTGCCGACGCGCGAGGAGTTCCCGTACGCGATCCGCCAGGTGTCCGAGGCCCTCGGCTCCAACGGCTCGACGTCCATGGGCTCCGTCTGCGCCTCCACCATGTCGCTGCTGAACGCCGGTGTGCCGCTGAAGGCCCCGGTCGCCGGTATCGCCATGGGTCTGATCTCCCAGGAGATCGACGGCCAGACGCACTACGTCGCCCTCACCGACATCCTCGGTGCCGAGGACGCCTTCGGTGACATGGACTTCAAGGTCGCCGGTACGAAGGAGTTCGTCACCGCCCTCCAGCTCGACACCAAGCTGGACGGCATCCCGGCCTCCGTCCTGGCCGCGGCCCTCAAGCAGGCCCGCGACGCCCGCCTCCACATCCTCGACGTGATGATGGAAGCGATCGACACCCCGGACGAGATGTCCCCGAACGCCCCGCGGATCATCACCGTGAAGATCCCCGTGGACAAGATCGGCGAGGTCATCGGCCCCAAGGGCAAGATGATCAACCAGATCCAGGAGGACACCGGCGCCGAGATCACGATCGAGGACGACGGCACCATCTACATCGGTGCCGCCGACGGACCGGCCGCCGAGGCCGCCCGCGCCACGATCAACGGCATCGCCAACCCGACCATGCCGGAGGTCGGCGAGCGCTACCTGGGCACGGTCGTCAAGACCACCACCTTCGGTGCGTTCGTCTCCCTGCTCCCGGGCAAGGACGGCCTGCTGCACATCTCGCAGATCCGCAAGCTCGCCGGTGGCAAGCGCGTGGAGAACGTCGAGGACGTGCTCGCGGTCGGCTCCAAGGTGCAGGTCGAGATCGCCGAGATCGACCAGCGCGGCAAGCTCTCCCTCATCCCCGTGATCGCGGACGAGGACGCTGCCGGCGACGACGGCGAGAAGAAGGACGACACCGACAAGTGA
- the thyX gene encoding FAD-dependent thymidylate synthase, with protein MTRNPDDIKPSFRSDVTVELVKHTAGDSDVLWAARVSTAGEQSLDELSKDPERSKGLINYLMRDRHGSPFEHNSMTFFISAPIFVFREFMRHRVGWSYNEESGRYRELQPVFYVPDESRKLVQEGRPGKYVFVEGTQAQQELTGRVMEDSYRQAYEAYQEMLDAGVAREVARSVLPVGLYSSMYATCNARSLMHFLGLRTQHEMAKVPSFPQREIEMVGERMEEHWAKLMPLTYAAFNANGRVAP; from the coding sequence GTGACCCGGAACCCCGACGACATCAAGCCCAGCTTCCGCAGCGATGTCACCGTCGAGCTGGTGAAGCACACCGCCGGCGACTCCGACGTGCTGTGGGCGGCCCGGGTATCGACCGCGGGCGAGCAGTCGCTGGACGAGCTCTCCAAGGACCCGGAACGGTCGAAGGGGCTGATCAACTACCTGATGCGGGACCGCCACGGCAGCCCCTTCGAGCACAACTCGATGACCTTCTTCATCAGCGCCCCGATCTTCGTCTTCCGCGAGTTCATGCGCCACCGGGTCGGCTGGTCGTACAACGAGGAGTCCGGCAGGTACCGGGAGCTCCAGCCGGTCTTCTACGTGCCGGACGAGTCGCGCAAACTGGTGCAGGAGGGCCGTCCCGGCAAGTACGTCTTCGTGGAGGGCACCCAGGCCCAGCAGGAGCTGACCGGACGGGTGATGGAGGACTCGTACCGCCAGGCGTACGAGGCCTACCAGGAGATGCTCGACGCGGGTGTGGCCCGCGAGGTCGCCCGTTCGGTCCTGCCTGTCGGCCTCTACTCGTCGATGTACGCGACCTGCAACGCCCGCTCGCTCATGCACTTCCTGGGGCTGCGCACCCAGCACGAGATGGCCAAGGTCCCGTCCTTCCCGCAGCGCGAGATCGAGATGGTCGGCGAGAGGATGGAGGAGCACTGGGCCAAGCTCATGCCCCTGACCTACGCGGCCTTCAATGCCAATGGTCGGGTGGCCCCGTAA
- a CDS encoding M16 family metallopeptidase produces MTSRSARTTARTSSEARAVARTQTLLQGEHGIGTVRKTTLPGGLRIVTETLPSVRSATFGIWAHVGSRDETPSLNGATHYLEHLLFKGTHRRSALDISAAVDAVGGEMNAFTAKEYTCYYARVLDTDLPLAIDVVCDMLTGSLILDEDVDAERGVILEEIAMTEDDAGDVVHDLFARTMFGDTPLGRPVLGTVDTINALNRSQITRFYRKHYDPTHLVVAAAGNVDHATVVRQVRKAFEQAGALTRTDARPVAPRDGRRKLRTAGRVEVLDRRTEQAHVVLGMPGLARTDERRWALGVLNTALGGGMSSRLFQEVREKRGLAYSVYSYTSGFADCGLFGVYAGCRPNQVHDVLKICRNELDRVAGEGLADDEIDRAIGQLSGSTVLGLEDTGALMNRIGKSELCWGAQMSVDDMLANIAAVTPDDVRAVAREVLGQRPSLSVIGPLKDKQADRLHTSVS; encoded by the coding sequence GTGACGTCCCGTAGTGCCAGGACGACGGCCCGCACCTCCTCGGAGGCGCGGGCCGTCGCCCGTACCCAAACGCTTCTCCAGGGCGAGCACGGCATCGGCACGGTCCGCAAGACCACCCTCCCCGGGGGGCTGCGCATCGTCACCGAGACCCTGCCGTCCGTGCGCTCCGCGACCTTCGGTATCTGGGCCCATGTCGGCTCGCGCGACGAGACCCCCTCGCTGAACGGCGCCACGCACTATCTGGAGCACCTCCTCTTCAAGGGCACGCACAGGCGCTCCGCCCTCGACATCTCCGCGGCCGTCGACGCGGTCGGCGGCGAGATGAACGCCTTCACGGCGAAGGAGTACACCTGCTACTACGCGAGGGTGCTCGACACGGACCTGCCGCTGGCGATCGACGTCGTCTGCGACATGCTCACCGGCTCGCTGATCCTCGATGAGGACGTGGACGCCGAGCGCGGCGTCATCCTCGAGGAGATCGCGATGACCGAGGACGACGCCGGCGACGTCGTGCACGACCTGTTCGCGCGCACCATGTTCGGCGACACCCCCCTCGGCCGTCCCGTGCTCGGCACCGTCGACACGATCAACGCGCTGAACCGCTCGCAGATCACCCGCTTCTACCGCAAGCATTACGACCCGACGCATCTGGTCGTCGCCGCGGCGGGAAACGTGGACCACGCGACCGTCGTGCGCCAGGTCCGCAAAGCCTTCGAACAGGCCGGCGCCCTGACCCGCACGGACGCCCGGCCGGTCGCCCCGCGCGACGGCCGGCGGAAGCTGCGGACCGCGGGCCGCGTGGAGGTCCTCGACCGCCGCACGGAGCAGGCGCACGTCGTCCTCGGCATGCCCGGCCTCGCCCGTACCGACGAGCGGCGCTGGGCTCTCGGCGTACTGAACACCGCGCTCGGCGGAGGTATGTCCTCGCGACTGTTCCAGGAGGTCCGGGAGAAGCGCGGCCTCGCGTACAGCGTGTACTCGTACACCTCGGGCTTCGCCGACTGCGGGCTCTTCGGCGTCTACGCCGGCTGTCGGCCCAACCAGGTGCACGACGTGCTGAAGATCTGCCGCAACGAGCTCGACCGGGTCGCCGGCGAAGGACTGGCCGACGACGAGATCGACCGCGCCATCGGCCAGCTCTCCGGCTCGACCGTCCTCGGTCTGGAGGACACCGGCGCGCTCATGAACCGCATCGGCAAGAGCGAGCTGTGCTGGGGCGCCCAGATGTCCGTCGACGACATGCTGGCGAACATAGCCGCGGTCACACCCGACGACGTCCGCGCGGTCGCCAGGGAGGTCCTGGGGCAGCGGCCCTCGCTGTCGGTCATCGGCCCGCTGAAGGACAAGCAGGCTGACCGCCTGCACACATCAGTCTCGTAG
- a CDS encoding SpoIIE family protein phosphatase yields MAEPGVETRTRSSEITARAAASFEPVGRSVATARAFVRDTLQGWGHSDVVDDAVVLTSELVTNAVIHAGTAAEVLCLRTGEGVRVEVADRYPEREIPMQGGTRAVVHPDRENGRGLLLCAALASRWGVEYTPTHKHVWFQLDLPQRAVGTRSAGPVLPPDLLPVADERVRVAVLQIDRNGTIGSWNDDAEHLFGYAADQVLGKPLGDFAAWPHTPGTGTGLAEALQLSRWEGSYGIRGTDGRVVPVYASHLRVRDTQGEASTVCLLVRDYERAVLQTPTRAPAADGARRDNRNADPFEVFIGSPAPDDLDGLLQRTVERARDMLDGDAAFLLLATDDETELEVRATTGLPSARQRFARVPVEAGTGRYGSARMPAVHEDLTAVPGAIPLLSGTGMRSVVTVPLKVEGRLTGSLGVAAEASGRYSNEEALRLQFAADRIALAVESARLGELERLRRGSLSFLVEASDLLAGTLDRDQTLALMAQMTVPTLATWCAVYTISDQSSEPYLSYVLHEDEERIDGLKALLAKIDPPDPVPTPGARVWTAPAEAAHQAALRTSMRELGLGAAHVSSGIGTTLATASAVGGETVVLPLVARNRVIGMLTLGKPSDDHFRQEILELAEDLSRRAALALDNARLYSERTAISQSLQRSLLPPGLPQVPGVEVEVIYRAAGEGNEVGGDFYDLFPIRDGAYGFAIGDVCGTGPEAAAVTGLARHALRLLAREGFGGPAVLERLNAAILDEGARSRFLTLLYGELWPQEDGSALLKVVCAGHPLPLRLRQDGSVEPAAEPQPLLGVMDDLELYEQTVTLDPGDVLLCVTDGVTERREGTRMLGDDGLTDVLTTCTGLTAGAVAARVLRAVERFAAEPASDDMAILAMRVPEPHAS; encoded by the coding sequence ATGGCCGAGCCTGGCGTCGAGACGCGTACGAGGAGTTCCGAGATCACCGCACGGGCGGCTGCCAGCTTCGAACCGGTGGGCCGGTCGGTGGCCACTGCGCGCGCGTTCGTCCGCGACACCCTCCAGGGCTGGGGGCATTCCGACGTCGTCGACGACGCCGTCGTCCTCACCAGTGAGCTCGTCACCAACGCGGTGATCCACGCCGGCACCGCCGCAGAGGTGCTCTGCCTGCGCACCGGGGAGGGCGTACGGGTCGAGGTCGCCGACCGCTATCCGGAACGCGAGATCCCGATGCAGGGCGGCACCAGAGCCGTCGTCCACCCGGACCGGGAGAACGGGCGCGGACTGCTGCTCTGCGCCGCGCTCGCCTCGCGCTGGGGCGTCGAGTACACACCGACCCACAAGCATGTCTGGTTCCAACTCGACCTGCCGCAGCGCGCGGTGGGCACGCGCTCGGCCGGTCCGGTCCTCCCGCCCGATCTGCTTCCCGTAGCCGACGAGCGCGTCCGCGTCGCGGTGCTCCAGATCGACCGCAACGGCACCATCGGCTCCTGGAACGACGACGCCGAGCACCTCTTCGGGTACGCGGCCGACCAGGTGCTCGGCAAGCCCCTCGGCGACTTCGCCGCCTGGCCGCACACTCCGGGAACCGGCACCGGTCTCGCAGAGGCGCTCCAGCTCTCCCGCTGGGAGGGCAGCTACGGCATCCGCGGCACGGACGGCCGCGTCGTCCCCGTGTACGCCTCCCACCTCCGCGTACGCGACACCCAGGGCGAGGCGTCAACGGTCTGCCTCCTGGTGCGCGACTACGAGCGGGCCGTGCTCCAGACCCCGACGCGCGCACCCGCCGCGGACGGCGCTCGCCGCGACAACCGCAACGCAGACCCCTTCGAGGTCTTCATCGGCTCTCCGGCGCCCGACGACCTCGACGGCCTCCTCCAGCGCACGGTCGAACGCGCCCGCGACATGCTCGACGGCGACGCCGCGTTCCTGCTGCTGGCCACCGACGACGAGACGGAGCTCGAGGTACGGGCCACCACCGGACTCCCCTCGGCCCGCCAGCGCTTCGCCCGGGTCCCGGTCGAAGCCGGCACGGGACGCTACGGCTCGGCCCGTATGCCCGCCGTCCACGAGGACCTCACCGCGGTCCCCGGGGCCATCCCCCTCCTCAGCGGCACCGGTATGCGCTCCGTGGTCACCGTCCCGCTCAAGGTCGAAGGCCGGCTCACCGGCTCCCTGGGCGTCGCCGCCGAGGCCTCGGGCCGCTACTCCAACGAGGAGGCGCTGCGCCTGCAGTTCGCCGCCGACCGCATCGCGCTCGCCGTCGAGTCAGCGCGCCTGGGTGAGCTGGAGAGGTTGCGCCGGGGGTCCCTCAGCTTCCTCGTCGAGGCCTCGGACCTGCTGGCCGGCACCCTCGACCGCGACCAGACCCTGGCGCTGATGGCCCAGATGACGGTGCCGACGCTCGCCACCTGGTGCGCCGTGTACACGATCTCCGACCAGTCCTCCGAGCCGTACCTCTCGTACGTACTGCACGAGGACGAGGAGCGCATCGACGGCCTCAAGGCCCTGCTTGCCAAGATCGACCCACCGGACCCGGTCCCCACGCCCGGCGCGCGGGTGTGGACCGCCCCGGCCGAGGCCGCGCACCAGGCCGCGCTGCGCACCTCCATGCGTGAACTCGGCCTCGGCGCCGCCCATGTGTCGTCCGGCATCGGCACGACCCTGGCCACGGCCTCCGCGGTCGGCGGCGAGACCGTGGTCCTCCCCCTCGTCGCCCGGAACCGCGTCATCGGCATGCTGACGCTCGGCAAGCCGTCCGACGACCACTTCCGCCAGGAGATCCTCGAACTCGCCGAGGACCTGTCCCGCCGGGCCGCCCTCGCCCTGGACAACGCCAGGCTCTACTCGGAGCGCACGGCCATCAGCCAGTCCCTGCAGCGCAGTCTGCTGCCGCCGGGCCTGCCCCAAGTGCCGGGTGTGGAGGTGGAGGTCATCTACCGCGCAGCCGGCGAGGGCAACGAGGTCGGCGGAGACTTCTACGATCTCTTCCCGATCCGCGACGGGGCGTACGGCTTCGCCATCGGCGACGTCTGCGGAACGGGCCCGGAGGCCGCCGCGGTCACCGGTCTGGCCCGGCACGCCCTGCGCCTGCTCGCCCGGGAGGGCTTCGGCGGTCCGGCGGTGCTGGAGCGGCTCAACGCGGCGATCCTGGACGAGGGCGCCCGCAGCCGCTTCCTCACACTGCTCTACGGCGAGCTCTGGCCCCAGGAGGACGGTTCGGCACTCCTGAAGGTCGTCTGCGCCGGACACCCGCTGCCGCTGCGGCTGCGCCAGGACGGCTCCGTGGAGCCCGCGGCCGAACCACAGCCGCTGCTGGGCGTGATGGACGACCTGGAACTGTACGAGCAGACCGTCACCCTCGACCCGGGGGACGTCCTCCTCTGCGTTACGGACGGTGTCACGGAACGCCGTGAGGGCACGCGCATGCTCGGCGACGACGGTCTCACCGACGTTCTGACGACGTGTACGGGCCTGACGGCCGGCGCGGTCGCGGCACGCGTTCTCCGCGCTGTCGAGCGCTTCGCTGCCGAACCCGCCTCGGACGACATGGCGATCCTTGCGATGCGCGTCCCGGAGCCCCACGCGAGCTGA
- the dapA gene encoding 4-hydroxy-tetrahydrodipicolinate synthase — protein sequence MAPISTPQTPFGRVLTAMVTPFTADGALDLDGAQRLATHLVDAGNDGLIINGTTGESPTTSNAEKDQLVRAVLEAVGDRAHVIAGVGTNDTRHSVELARAAERAGAHGLLAVTPYYNKPPQEGLYRNFTAIADSTGLPVMLYDIPGRSGVPIDTETIVRLADHPRIVANKDAKGDLGRASWAIARSGLAWYSGDDMLNLPLLSVGAIGFVSVVGHVVTPELRALVDAYTAGDVQKATEIHQKLLPVFTGMFRTQGVITTKAALALQGLPAGPLRLPLVELSEAETAQLKIDLAAGGVQL from the coding sequence ATGGCACCGATCTCGACTCCGCAGACCCCCTTCGGGCGGGTCCTCACCGCCATGGTCACGCCGTTCACGGCGGACGGCGCGCTCGACCTCGACGGCGCGCAGCGGCTCGCCACCCACCTGGTGGACGCAGGCAACGACGGCCTGATCATCAACGGCACCACCGGTGAGTCCCCGACCACAAGCAACGCGGAGAAAGACCAGCTCGTCCGGGCCGTCCTCGAGGCGGTGGGCGACCGGGCGCACGTGATCGCCGGGGTCGGCACCAACGACACCCGACACAGCGTCGAACTGGCACGTGCCGCCGAGCGCGCAGGCGCGCACGGCCTACTGGCCGTCACCCCCTACTACAACAAGCCCCCGCAGGAGGGCCTGTACCGGAACTTCACGGCCATCGCCGACAGCACCGGACTCCCGGTGATGCTGTACGACATCCCAGGCCGCAGCGGCGTCCCGATCGACACCGAAACGATCGTGCGCCTGGCCGACCACCCGCGGATCGTCGCGAACAAGGACGCCAAGGGCGATCTCGGCCGTGCCAGCTGGGCCATCGCCCGCAGCGGACTCGCCTGGTACTCGGGCGACGACATGCTCAACCTGCCGCTGCTGTCCGTCGGCGCCATCGGCTTCGTCTCCGTGGTCGGCCACGTCGTCACCCCGGAACTCCGTGCCCTGGTCGACGCCTACACCGCCGGCGACGTGCAGAAGGCGACCGAGATCCACCAGAAGCTGCTCCCCGTCTTCACCGGCATGTTCCGCACCCAGGGCGTCATCACCACGAAGGCCGCGCTCGCCCTCCAGGGCCTGCCCGCGGGCCCGCTGCGGCTCCCGCTCGTCGAGCTCAGCGAGGCCGAGACGGCCCAGCTGAAGATCGATCTCGCGGCCGGCGGGGTACAGCTGTAA